A window of Arcobacter acticola genomic DNA:
TGAAATTGGAACTGCTGTTAAACTAGAAACTGAACTTAAAATGAAAGTAAAAGGAAGAGATAATTCTGGATTACTTTCAACTATTGAATTAGGAAGTGAAGGTGTTAGAATTGCAATAAAAGAACCTCTAAAAGAGATTGTTTCTGCAATTAAAAGTGTATTAGAAAATATGCCTCCTGACTTAGCAAGTGATATTGTTGATAATGGTGTTATTATTACAGGTGGTGGTGCTTTAATCAGAGGACTAGACACTTACCTAGCAGATATTATAAAACTACCTGTTAGAATTGCTGATGAACCTTTATTATCAGTTGCATACGGAACAAGCCAAGTTCTAGATCAAGAAGAGTTACTTAAACTAATAACTAATGCGTAAATTCATCTTTGTACTACTATTTATAATAGCTAGTTTATCTTACCTCTTTGAGGTAGATGAACTACTAGTAAAAAAATTCTCTTTTTTTAATGATATTAAAGTATCTTATATCAATAAAGTAATAAGTATTTCAAGTAGTGTAGAAAAACATTTTGATCAAGCAAAAAAAATAGAAGAATTAACTATTGAGAATAATGAATTAAAAGAGTACAAAATACTATACAATGGTGCACAAAAACAATTAAATGCTGTAAAAGAATTTTTAGTAAATGTTGATTTAAACCAATCAAAACCTAAAATTGAACTAGTAAAAGTTTTATCTTATGTAAATTTTAATGATTTTACAAAAGTTTGGTTAGATAAAATTCCTGAAGATGACACTATTTTAGGACTAATAACAGAAAACTATGCAGCAGGTATTTTAGTAAATAAAAATGGAAGATCAGTTGGTTTATTAAATGGAAATAAAGATTCTTCATATGCTACTTTTATTGGAGAAGAAAAAGCTCCTGGAATAATCACTGCATCCACAAGTGAAGAAGAGCTTCTAATCAAATATATCCCTATTTGGGCTGAGATAAAAAAAGGTGATGAAGTTATAACATCAGGTATGGATAACATCTTTTTTGAAGGTTTAAAAGTAGGAAGAATTATGGAAGTTACAAGTTTACCTGATATGAAAATAGCTACAGTAAAACCATATGTAAATGTATTAAAAAAGAAATATTTTTATGTTTATAAAAATGTAAATCAAGAAGTTAAAACTATTGAAAAAGTTGAAGTAACAGAAAAAAAAGAAGCTACAGAAAAAAAGCCATTAACTAAATGATTTCAGATTAGAAAACTAAGCTAAAATCTTACATATTCTAAAACTATTAATTAAAACTTATTTTAATATCTTGCCATTATAGCATCTACCACATCCCATGACATATCTTCTTTTTTATTTCCACCTTTAAACATATTATAAATATATCTTGCAAACATATCTGTTTCAAGATTTACTTTAGTTCCTATTTTATATCTACAAAATAGTGTATTTTTTACAGTATGAGGAATAATAGTAAGTCTAAAAGAATCTTTTAAAACTTCATTAACAGTAAGTGAAACACCATCTATGGTTATACTTCCTTTTGGAATAACATATTTTAAATACTCAGCTGGTAATGACACATAAAAATCTGTAGAGTTCCCATTTTGTTTAATAGATTTTATAGTTCCTAAACAATCAACATGTCCTTGAACTATATGTCCTTCAAATCTATCTCCCATCATCATAGCAGGTTCCATATGAACCTCATCTTTATAGTTTTCCATTGCAAGGATATTTTGAGATTCAGGTGACAACTCAACAGTAAAAGTATCTTTTGAAGTTTTTACAACTGTTAAACATGCTCCATTTATTGCAATAGAATCTCCAATTTTTGGATTATATTTTGCTTTTAATGTTAAATAATTGTTTTGAAAACTAACAACTTTTCCCATCTCTCTTATAAGTCCTGTAAACACTTAAAAAACCTTTTGATAAAATTTAGGTATAATATCTAAAAAATGTTAAGAAGCTAATTTTAACTACTTTTAATAAATTTCTTAGATAAGTGGAAGAAAACATTTATCTAAGAAATTTCCCAAATATAAAATCACGAAAAAAATATATAAGGAATAATATGGATTATGATGTAATCGTTGTTGGTGGTGGTCATGCAGGTATTGAAGCATCATTAGCAAGTGCTAGAATGGGTAAAAAGACCCTTCTAATTACTATGTTAGTAGAACAAATAGGAGCAGCCAGCTGTAATCCAGCAGTTGGTGGTCTTGCTAAAGGTCATTTAGTTCGAGAACTAGATGCAATTGGTGGAGAAATGGGACTTTGCACAGATGCAACAGGTATTCAATTTAGAATACTAAATGCTTCAAAAGGTGCAGCAGTTCAAGGAAGCAGAGCTCAAATTGATATGGATAAATATAGAGCGTATATGAGAAAAGTTTGTCATAATACTCCTAATTTAGAAGTATATCAAGATGAAGTATCTTCTCTTTTAGTAAAAAATGGAAATGAAGTTTATGGTGTAAAAACTAAACTAACAGAAGAATTCACTTCACATAAGGTAATTATTACTACAGGTACTTTTATGAGAGGACTTATTCATATTGGTGAAAATAGATATGATGCAGGACGAGCTTGGGAATTACCATCAAGTACATTATCAATTCAATTAAAAGAATTAGGATTAAATGTTGGAAGATTAAAAACAGGAACACCTGCTAGAATTGATGCAAACTCTATTGATTTTTCAGTAATGGATATGCATGGTGGAGATGTTAATCCAAGTCCATTTTCATTTAGAACTGATAAATCAAAATTCGCACCCGTTCAGTATCCATGTTATATCACATATACAAATTTAAAAACTCATGAAAAGATTTCATCTAATTTCTTTAGAGCACCACTTTTTACAGGTCAAATTGAAGGACTAGGACCAAGATATTGTCCAAGTATTGAAGATAAAGTAAATAGATTTGCAGAACGTGATAGACACCAATTATTTTTAGAACCACAAACTGCTATGGGAAGTGAATATTATATAAATGGATTAAGTACATCTTTACCTATTGATGTTCAAAAAGATATGATTCATTCAATCGCAGGTCTTGAAAATGCTAAAATTATTAGATATGGATATGCTATTGAATATGATTATGTAGATCCTACAGAATTAAAACATACATTAGAAACTAAAAAAATAAAAAACCTTTATAATGCAGGTCAAATAAATGCAACAACAGGTTATGAAGAAGCAGCGTCTCAAGGATTAATGGCAGGGATTAATGCAGCTCTTGCAATTGATGGTAAAGAGCCATTTATTTTAAGACGAGATGAAGCATATATTGGGGTTCTAATAGATGATTTAGTTACTAAAGGAACAAATGAACCATATAGAATGTTCACATCACGTGCTGAGTATAGACTTCTTTTAAGAGAAGAAAATGCTGATTTAAGATTATCGCAATATGGTCATAAATTAGGACTTATTTCTGATGAAGTTTTAGCAAAAGTTGAAAATAAAAGAAAAGTTTTAGACGAAGCAATTGAATTTATGGCAGGAGAATGGCTAACTTCTAAAAAAGAGACTTTAGAATTACTTGAATCAATTGGTGAAGAAAAAATTAATGATAAAGTTTTACTTATAGATTTAATTGGAAGAAATACAATTGATGGACCTAAATTTGATAAATTAGTTCCTTCTTTAGCAAACGTTGATGACTATTTAAAAGAACAGATTATTATTGAAGCTAAGTATTATAGATATATTCAAAAACAACAAAAACAAATTGAAAAAATGAAAAAAATGTTAAAAGCAGCTATTCCTGAGAACTTCTCATTTAAAGGTTTAGCTGGATTATCAAATGAAGTAATTGAAAAACTAGAAAAACATAGACCTCCAACACTATTTAATGCAAGTTTGATATCAGGAATTACACCTGCTGCACTTGATATTATTCATTTAAATATAAATATTAGAAACCAAAACATCTAATATTTTTAATACTTATTTTAAAAAAAGGACATTCTAAATGTCCTTTTTTTATTATCCTCATCCACCAAAAACTCTTAATTAAGTAAATAGATAAAATCAGCTATAATAAGCATAAAAAAGAGATATT
This region includes:
- the mreC gene encoding rod shape-determining protein MreC, which produces MRKFIFVLLFIIASLSYLFEVDELLVKKFSFFNDIKVSYINKVISISSSVEKHFDQAKKIEELTIENNELKEYKILYNGAQKQLNAVKEFLVNVDLNQSKPKIELVKVLSYVNFNDFTKVWLDKIPEDDTILGLITENYAAGILVNKNGRSVGLLNGNKDSSYATFIGEEKAPGIITASTSEEELLIKYIPIWAEIKKGDEVITSGMDNIFFEGLKVGRIMEVTSLPDMKIATVKPYVNVLKKKYFYVYKNVNQEVKTIEKVEVTEKKEATEKKPLTK
- the ribE gene encoding riboflavin synthase, with product MFTGLIREMGKVVSFQNNYLTLKAKYNPKIGDSIAINGACLTVVKTSKDTFTVELSPESQNILAMENYKDEVHMEPAMMMGDRFEGHIVQGHVDCLGTIKSIKQNGNSTDFYVSLPAEYLKYVIPKGSITIDGVSLTVNEVLKDSFRLTIIPHTVKNTLFCRYKIGTKVNLETDMFARYIYNMFKGGNKKEDMSWDVVDAIMARY
- the mnmG gene encoding tRNA uridine-5-carboxymethylaminomethyl(34) synthesis enzyme MnmG, giving the protein MDYDVIVVGGGHAGIEASLASARMGKKTLLITMLVEQIGAASCNPAVGGLAKGHLVRELDAIGGEMGLCTDATGIQFRILNASKGAAVQGSRAQIDMDKYRAYMRKVCHNTPNLEVYQDEVSSLLVKNGNEVYGVKTKLTEEFTSHKVIITTGTFMRGLIHIGENRYDAGRAWELPSSTLSIQLKELGLNVGRLKTGTPARIDANSIDFSVMDMHGGDVNPSPFSFRTDKSKFAPVQYPCYITYTNLKTHEKISSNFFRAPLFTGQIEGLGPRYCPSIEDKVNRFAERDRHQLFLEPQTAMGSEYYINGLSTSLPIDVQKDMIHSIAGLENAKIIRYGYAIEYDYVDPTELKHTLETKKIKNLYNAGQINATTGYEEAASQGLMAGINAALAIDGKEPFILRRDEAYIGVLIDDLVTKGTNEPYRMFTSRAEYRLLLREENADLRLSQYGHKLGLISDEVLAKVENKRKVLDEAIEFMAGEWLTSKKETLELLESIGEEKINDKVLLIDLIGRNTIDGPKFDKLVPSLANVDDYLKEQIIIEAKYYRYIQKQQKQIEKMKKMLKAAIPENFSFKGLAGLSNEVIEKLEKHRPPTLFNASLISGITPAALDIIHLNINIRNQNI